CAGCCGAGATTTCGCTGAGAAGCTCGCTGCTGGTGGTTCTGGTAGCGTCTTCTTAACCGGCAGGTGCGGGTCTGGGAAAACACACCTCGCCGTCGGAATTCTAAAGGAGGCTCAAAATGCTGGTTTTTCTGGACGTGCCCTGTTTATAACCACTCCAGAATTCGTTGCAGATCTCCGTGGCACCATCTCCTCGAATAGGTCGGAAAAGACCGTTTTTGACCGTCTCAACCGGAGACAGCTCGTCATTCTCGACGATCTTGGTGCTGGCAAGCTCTCTGAGTACGTCGCTCAGTCAGTGTTT
Above is a genomic segment from Candidatus Latescibacterota bacterium containing:
- a CDS encoding ATP-binding protein; translated protein: MKKCRSVGELLADSGIPPKYKSCSLDSFRSGEKFVRFSRDFAEKLAAGGSGSVFLTGRCGSGKTHLAVGILKEAQNAGFSGRALFITTPEFVADLRGTISSNRSEKTVFDRLNRRQLVILDDLGAGKLSEYVAQSVFLLVDRCYREEIVTITTSNLSLEQIDQRIDPRIASRLSEGKIIRLDMPDFRRKRS